The following coding sequences lie in one Labrus bergylta chromosome 13, fLabBer1.1, whole genome shotgun sequence genomic window:
- the lrrfip1a gene encoding leucine-rich repeat flightless-interacting protein 1 isoform X13, giving the protein MGTQGTGRKRSTKKERSTAEDDALNLIAREAEARLAAKRAARAEAREIRMKELERQQKEIFQVQKEESERYSRSSVTQTLSDEDERMSVGSRGSVRVEDRDYLEKGSRAASALTAGTLTSLGGSSSRRGSGETAITVDAETSLREIKEIHELKDQIQDVETKYTQNLKEVKDTLAEVEEKYRKAMVSNAQLDNEKNNLMYQVDTLKDSLMELEELLSESRRGYDEKVKDFEREKHAHSVLQFQFNEMKETLKQSEELLNEIRQLRMKQEGFVREISDLQETVEWKDKKIGALERQKEYTDAIRIERDELREEVVTLKDILKKHGIVLGPDLNINGDIGETQVDGSPSEDPSSPSAQDSQTPAEGNSMLGNTKETQLRTRGDEDVDLEQHQDMFEEVKVNPLGSDTVCNTAQESVCSKRDIKVKESKTAVVGDMAKTSNQVTDNTQDKQKNNVEECNLTNTESCPQQKITQDVTKENCPDESVPSLPNSEPQQEQDDTKKVDNDEEEEMPSQAQGAAASGKKKKKKRKGKKKVGNNEDNNQPKEKGKTEKGMQPATKDNGPINARFCCWPVTETLKELKGNQVKNKQDKQKQKDVAGGVQVVKPVEAVHSNDISKESQMDPVTDEHCKEQTLETEKLKEVEALASCGSIEAPQGNEQDSLETETTKTVPVTATTETFPHADILKETEADSGKESETDPEKESETDPEKNEQGEEQKLEEKVEEMRSRTSPVPESNLSTPDTGEISSDAEITEDDAKDCTSSVENSEMLNVTETENIEEVKEIDTGETIEARADHDTDEKNKDQNLDSEMVNPVEAVAAIETFSHEEYPSKESRRDSIKDEDDMEQALETSEVEEESTFNPGSETSFSTSDLEDSINAESIEYPAKRCTSSEGNSDIEISTNSSVIHTESEAVDSAESEVGSINEIKSETNDEENGEGDAHVPGHSDAAPDESESTNSPDSGSMVYSTSTDGLYDGLYDGQQSLSESEQPSELLSETADMDSCSDNTPIDISERDSEDETQTVVEYEGPETEGESPPPTLDAGHSELVPDRTEEEELNGDLREAEGLVEPDSSPNDKINDASDTEESPLEAVVQSEGLDEEQNKTSEFAELTDESHAELSSATEEINTIDMLDSPDSPKEGTEISSSIKQDHNTEESVVEEDPERTDIDDDQQSETPFCPLMEQRHEPLKDKSEDYQRSEVSSELTLLDSDDEGDVDEEGQSFDFDELEMEDAVAMNLSEDPKQIAIVEGVEILSKESHKGSLDLSQSNIDLMENTDPGEGGHRVDKRHEESDAVSQDTQNSWVHGDASSENLVEEQVNILEEVGVTEEPRRVTEKGKVLKVGVVSEKLNQATSLPLEEGLDAVQHELKEEDSVSLKSWDLVSSNTESVQTGRNSRKGSKKGKGKGKEDCKMS; this is encoded by the exons GTGGAGGACAGAGATTATCTGGAGAAG GGATCTCGAGCAGCTTCTGCCTTAACTGCAGGGACCCTCACCTCGTTAGGCGGATCGTCCTCGCGGAGAGGCAGCGGGGAGACGGCCATTACTGTCGATGCAGAGACGTCTTTACGAGAAATCAAG gAGATTCATGAACTGAAGGATCAGATACAGGATGTGGAAACCAAGTACACGCAGAACCTTAAAGAAGTCAAG GACACGTTAGCAGAAGTGGAGGAGAAGTACCGTAAGGCTATGGTATCTAATGCCCAGCTGGATAATGAGAAAAACAACCTGATGTACCAGGTGGACACGCTCAAGGACTCACTCATGGAGCTCGAGGAACTGCTTTCAGAGTCACGCCGGGGATATGATGAAAAAGTCAAG GACTTTGAGCGAGAGAAACATGCCCACTCTGTGCTTCAGTTCCagttcaatgaaatgaaagagaCCCTAAAACAGAGTGAAGAGTTGCTAAAC GAGATCCGTCAGCTGCGTATGAAACAGGAGGGTTTTGTTAGAGAAATATCTGACCTGCAGGAGACCGTGGAATGGAAGGATAAAAAAATTGGG GCCTTAGAGCGACAGAAAGAGTACACAGACGCAATCCGCATCGAGCGAGATGAGCTCAGAGAAGAGGTGGTCACGctgaaagacattttaaag AAACATGGAATAGTATTGGGACCTGATCTAAACATAAATGGTGACATCGGTGAGACACAAGTCGATGGCTCCCCCAGTGAAGATCCCTCTTCCCCATCGGCTCAGGATTCACAGACACCGGCGGAGGGGAACAGCATGCTTG GCAACACAAAGGAGACTCAGTTGAGAACTAGAGGAGATGAAGATGTGGATCTGGAGCAGCATCAAGACATGTTTGAAGAAGTGAAAGTGAATCCTTTGGGCTCCGATACAGTCTGTAATACTGCTCAAGAAAGTGTCTGCAGCAAGAGAGACATAAAAGTCAAAGAATCTAAAACAGCAGTGGTTGGAGATATGGCAAAGACAAGTAACCAAGTGACAGACAACACTCAAGATaagcaaaaaaacaatgttgagGAATGCAATTTGACTAATACAGAATCGTGTCCTCAGCAAAAAATCACACAAgatgttacaaaagaaaattgTCCCGATGAGTCCGTCCCATCTCTACCAAACTCTGAACCTCAACAAGAGCAGGATGACACCAAGAAGGTTGataatgatgaagaagaggaaatgcCAAGTCAGGCTCAGGGCGCTGCTGCttcaggaaagaaaaagaaaaagaagaggaaaggcaaaaaaaaagttggaaacaATGAGGATAACAACCAACCAAAGGAAAAgggcaaaacagaaaaaggaatgCAACCGGCTACAAAAGATAATGGACCAATCAATGCCAGGTTCTGCTGTTGGCCCGTCACTGAAACCCTCAAGGAATTAAAGGGGAATCAAGTGAAGAATAAGCAGGACaagcaaaaacagaaagatgTAGCTGGAGGAGTACAAGTGGTAAAACCCGTTGAAGCCGTACACAGTAATGACATTTCAAAAGAATCCCAAATGGATCCAGTTACAGATGAACACTGCAAGGAACAAACTTTGGAaacagaaaagttgaaagaagTCGAAGCATTGGCGTCTTGTGGATCCATTGAAGCCCCACAGGGGAACGAGCAAGACAGCTTGGaaactgaaacaacaaaaacagtacCGGTTACAGCAACCACTGAGACCTTTCCTCATGCTGATATTCTTAAGGAAACTGAAGCAGACTCTGGAAAGGAATCTGAAACAGACCCAGAAAAAGAATCTGAAACAGATCCCGAAAAGAATGAGCAAGGTGAGGAACAGAAATTGGAAGAGAAGGTGGAAGAAATGCGATCTAGAACAAGCCCTGTTCCAGAAAGCAATCTCAGTACTCCTGATACAGGGGAAATCTCCAGTGATGCTGAAATCACTGAGGATGATGCCAAGGATTGTACTTCCAGTGTAGAAAACAGTGAAATGCTAAATGttacagaaacagagaacatAGAAGAAGTGAAAGAAATTGATACTGGTGAAACCATTGAAGCTAGAGCGGATCATGATACAGATGAAAAGAACAAGGATCAAAATTTGGACTCTGAAATGGTAAACCCAGTAGAGGCAGTGGCAGCCATTGAAACCTTCTCTCATGAAGAATATCCATCTAAGGAATCCAGAAGAGATTCAATCAAGGATGAAGATGACATGGAACAAGCTTTGGAAACATCCGAAGTAGAAGAAGAATCTACATTTAATCCGGGGTCAGAAACCAGTTTCAGTACGTCTGATCTTGAAGACTCCATAAACGCAGAGAGCATTGAGTATCCTGCCAAGAGGTGTACTTCAAGCGAAGGCAACAGTGATATAGAGATCTCCACTAACAGCAGCGTCATCCACACCGAGTCCGAAGCTGTTGACAGTGCAGAGAGTGAAGTGGGTTCTATCAATGAAATCAAATCTGAAACAAACGATGAGGAAAACGGTGAAGGTGACGCCCATGTCCCAGGCCACAGTGACGCTGCTCCTGATGAATCTGAATCCACCAACAGTCCTGATAGTGGTTCCATGGTGTACTCGACCTCCACCGATGGCCTTTACGATGGTCTGTACGATGGTCAACAAAGCTTGTCTGAGTCAGAGCAGCCTTCAGAGCTGCTATCAGAGACTGCAGACATGGACTCGTGCAGTGACAACACTCCCATCGATATTTCTGAAAGAGATTCTGAGGATGAAACTCAGACGGTCGTGGAGTACGAGGGCCCAGAGACTGAAGGAGAATCTCCTCCTCCCACTCTTGATGCTGGTCATTCAGAGCTAGTACCAGACaggacagaagaggaggagctgaatGGAGACTTACGAGAAGCTGAGGGTTTAGTTGAACCAGACAGCTCTCCAAATGACAAAATCAATGATGCATCAGACACTGAAGAGAGTCCTTTGGAAGCTGTAGTTCAGTCCGAAGGTTTAGATGAAGAACAAAACAAGACGTCAGAGTTTGCAGAGCTGACTGATGAATCACACGCTGAACTGTCTTCTGCAACAGAAGAGATCAACACGATTGACATGTTGGATTCACCAGATTCTCCAAAAGAAGGTACTGAAATCAGTTCCTCTATCAAACAGGACCACAATACCGAAGAGTCCGTCGTTGAAGAAGATCCAGAACGTACAGACATTGATGACGATCAACAAAGTGAGACGCCCTTCTGCCCTCTGATGGAGCAACGGCATGAACCCCTGAAAGACAAGTCTGAGGATTATCAGAGGTCCGAGGTATCATCTGAACTCACACTGCTGGACAGTGATGACGAGGGTGATGTAGACGAAGAAGGACAGTCTTTTGATTTTGATGAATTAGAGATGGAAGACGCTGTCGCAATGAATCTGTCGGAAGATCCCAAACAGATAGCAATAGTAGAGGGCGTTGAAATCTTGTCAAAGGAAAGCCACAAGGGAAGTTTAGATCTGTCCCAAAGCAATATTGATTTAATGGAAAATACTGATCCAGGTGAGGGAGGTCACCGAGTAGATAAGCGACATGAAGAGTCGGACGCTGTAAGTCAAGACACCCAAAACTCTTGGGTTCACGGGGATGCTTCCTCTGAAAATCTGGTAGAGGAGCAGGTGAACATTCTGGAAGAAGTAGGCGTGACAGAGGAGCCCAGGCGTGTTACAGAGAAAGGAAAGGTATTAAAAGTTGGCGTTGTTTCAGAGAAACTTAACCAGGCCACGTCTCTACCTTTAGAGGAAGGATTAGATGCTGTTCAGCATGAGTTAAAGGAAGAAGATTCAGTTTCACTCAAGAGTTGGGACCTAGTGTCAAGCAACACAGAGTCAGTGCAGACAGGCAGAAATTCAAGGAAGGGCAGCAAGAAAGGCAAAGGCAAGGGCAAAGAGGACTGTAAGATGTCATAG
- the lrrfip1a gene encoding myb-like protein X isoform X2: MGTQGTGRKRSTKKERSTAEDDALNLIAREAEARLAAKRAARAEAREIRMKELERQQKEIFQVQKKYYGLNTKVDDRSDSKWGDIEQWMEESERYSRSSVTQTLSDEDERMSVGSRGSVRSDLDAVGAFAGGGSSSNLSKKSKKKKKHKHKDKDRNGYDDDYSVISSRSSRLSDESRVSRSSRLDLTSSRLSDDSRLTRGSRLDLQPASYASSDLYKLNGLSSSRNPGSTLNGYKFCRSLSQVSQQLYRRSSLYEDSLCSGSRRVAGSTSHPVEYSSYRSSGSRVSSRANSARTSPVDNCGSVASFLRSAASSSGLPRDLDDVTIPDFSDVEDRDYLEKGSRAASALTAGTLTSLGGSSSRRGSGETAITVDAETSLREIKEIHELKDQIQDVETKYTQNLKEVKDTLAEVEEKYRKAMVSNAQLDNEKNNLMYQVDTLKDSLMELEELLSESRRGYDEKVKDFEREKHAHSVLQFQFNEMKETLKQSEELLNEIRQLRMKQEGFVREISDLQETVEWKDKKIGALERQKEYTDAIRIERDELREEVVTLKDILKKHGIVLGPDLNINGDIGETQVDGSPSEDPSSPSAQDSQTPAEGNSMLGNTKETQLRTRGDEDVDLEQHQDMFEEVKVNPLGSDTVCNTAQESVCSKRDIKVKESKTAVVGDMAKTSNQVTDNTQDKQKNNVEECNLTNTESCPQQKITQDVTKENCPDESVPSLPNSEPQQEQDDTKKVDNDEEEEMPSQAQGAAASGKKKKKKRKGKKKVGNNEDNNQPKEKGKTEKGMQPATKDNGPINARFCCWPVTETLKELKGNQVKNKQDKQKQKDVAGGVQVVKPVEAVHSNDISKESQMDPVTDEHCKEQTLETEKLKEVEALASCGSIEAPQGNEQDSLETETTKTVPVTATTETFPHADILKETEADSGKESETDPEKESETDPEKNEQGEEQKLEEKVEEMRSRTSPVPESNLSTPDTGEISSDAEITEDDAKDCTSSVENSEMLNVTETENIEEVKEIDTGETIEARADHDTDEKNKDQNLDSEMVNPVEAVAAIETFSHEEYPSKESRRDSIKDEDDMEQALETSEVEEESTFNPGSETSFSTSDLEDSINAESIEYPAKRCTSSEGNSDIEISTNSSVIHTESEAVDSAESEVGSINEIKSETNDEENGEGDAHVPGHSDAAPDESESTNSPDSGSMVYSTSTDGLYDGLYDGQQSLSESEQPSELLSETADMDSCSDNTPIDISERDSEDETQTVVEYEGPETEGESPPPTLDAGHSELVPDRTEEEELNGDLREAEGLVEPDSSPNDKINDASDTEESPLEAVVQSEGLDEEQNKTSEFAELTDESHAELSSATEEINTIDMLDSPDSPKEGTEISSSIKQDHNTEESVVEEDPERTDIDDDQQSETPFCPLMEQRHEPLKDKSEDYQRSEVSSELTLLDSDDEGDVDEEGQSFDFDELEMEDAVAMNLSEDPKQIAIVEGVEILSKESHKGSLDLSQSNIDLMENTDPGEGGHRVDKRHEESDAVSQDTQNSWVHGDASSENLVEEQVNILEEVGVTEEPRRVTEKGKVLKVGVVSEKLNQATSLPLEEGLDAVQHELKEEDSVSLKSWDLVSSNTESVQTGRNSRKGSKKGKGKGKEDCKMS; this comes from the exons AGGAACGGCTATGATGATGATTACAGTGTCATATCCAGCAGG agCTCGAGGCTCAGCGATGAGAGCAGAGTGTCTCGCTCCTCCAGACTAGACCTCACG AGCTCCAGACTAAGTGATGACAGTCGGCTGACTCGTGGCTCCAGATTAGACCTGCAGCCG GCCTCTTATGCTTCCTCTGACTTGTACAAGTTGAATGGTCTGTCCTCCTCCAGGAACCCAGGTTCAACTTTGAATGGTTACAAG TTCTGCAGGTCACTCAGTCAGGTCTCCCAGCAGCTCTATCGTAGG AGCTCCTTATACGAGGACAGTCTCTGCAGCGGGTCACGGCGAGTTGCTGGCTCCACCTCCCAT ccTGTAGAGTACTCTAGTTATCGCAGCTCCGGTTCCAGAGTCTCCTCCAGGGCCAATTCGGCCCGCACAAGTCCAGTG GACAACTGCGGCTCTGTTGCCAGTTTTTTGAGGAGTGCGGCCAGTAGCAGTGGCCTCCCCAGGGACCTGGACGATGTTACTATTCCTGACTTTTCTGAC GTGGAGGACAGAGATTATCTGGAGAAG GGATCTCGAGCAGCTTCTGCCTTAACTGCAGGGACCCTCACCTCGTTAGGCGGATCGTCCTCGCGGAGAGGCAGCGGGGAGACGGCCATTACTGTCGATGCAGAGACGTCTTTACGAGAAATCAAG gAGATTCATGAACTGAAGGATCAGATACAGGATGTGGAAACCAAGTACACGCAGAACCTTAAAGAAGTCAAG GACACGTTAGCAGAAGTGGAGGAGAAGTACCGTAAGGCTATGGTATCTAATGCCCAGCTGGATAATGAGAAAAACAACCTGATGTACCAGGTGGACACGCTCAAGGACTCACTCATGGAGCTCGAGGAACTGCTTTCAGAGTCACGCCGGGGATATGATGAAAAAGTCAAG GACTTTGAGCGAGAGAAACATGCCCACTCTGTGCTTCAGTTCCagttcaatgaaatgaaagagaCCCTAAAACAGAGTGAAGAGTTGCTAAAC GAGATCCGTCAGCTGCGTATGAAACAGGAGGGTTTTGTTAGAGAAATATCTGACCTGCAGGAGACCGTGGAATGGAAGGATAAAAAAATTGGG GCCTTAGAGCGACAGAAAGAGTACACAGACGCAATCCGCATCGAGCGAGATGAGCTCAGAGAAGAGGTGGTCACGctgaaagacattttaaag AAACATGGAATAGTATTGGGACCTGATCTAAACATAAATGGTGACATCGGTGAGACACAAGTCGATGGCTCCCCCAGTGAAGATCCCTCTTCCCCATCGGCTCAGGATTCACAGACACCGGCGGAGGGGAACAGCATGCTTG GCAACACAAAGGAGACTCAGTTGAGAACTAGAGGAGATGAAGATGTGGATCTGGAGCAGCATCAAGACATGTTTGAAGAAGTGAAAGTGAATCCTTTGGGCTCCGATACAGTCTGTAATACTGCTCAAGAAAGTGTCTGCAGCAAGAGAGACATAAAAGTCAAAGAATCTAAAACAGCAGTGGTTGGAGATATGGCAAAGACAAGTAACCAAGTGACAGACAACACTCAAGATaagcaaaaaaacaatgttgagGAATGCAATTTGACTAATACAGAATCGTGTCCTCAGCAAAAAATCACACAAgatgttacaaaagaaaattgTCCCGATGAGTCCGTCCCATCTCTACCAAACTCTGAACCTCAACAAGAGCAGGATGACACCAAGAAGGTTGataatgatgaagaagaggaaatgcCAAGTCAGGCTCAGGGCGCTGCTGCttcaggaaagaaaaagaaaaagaagaggaaaggcaaaaaaaaagttggaaacaATGAGGATAACAACCAACCAAAGGAAAAgggcaaaacagaaaaaggaatgCAACCGGCTACAAAAGATAATGGACCAATCAATGCCAGGTTCTGCTGTTGGCCCGTCACTGAAACCCTCAAGGAATTAAAGGGGAATCAAGTGAAGAATAAGCAGGACaagcaaaaacagaaagatgTAGCTGGAGGAGTACAAGTGGTAAAACCCGTTGAAGCCGTACACAGTAATGACATTTCAAAAGAATCCCAAATGGATCCAGTTACAGATGAACACTGCAAGGAACAAACTTTGGAaacagaaaagttgaaagaagTCGAAGCATTGGCGTCTTGTGGATCCATTGAAGCCCCACAGGGGAACGAGCAAGACAGCTTGGaaactgaaacaacaaaaacagtacCGGTTACAGCAACCACTGAGACCTTTCCTCATGCTGATATTCTTAAGGAAACTGAAGCAGACTCTGGAAAGGAATCTGAAACAGACCCAGAAAAAGAATCTGAAACAGATCCCGAAAAGAATGAGCAAGGTGAGGAACAGAAATTGGAAGAGAAGGTGGAAGAAATGCGATCTAGAACAAGCCCTGTTCCAGAAAGCAATCTCAGTACTCCTGATACAGGGGAAATCTCCAGTGATGCTGAAATCACTGAGGATGATGCCAAGGATTGTACTTCCAGTGTAGAAAACAGTGAAATGCTAAATGttacagaaacagagaacatAGAAGAAGTGAAAGAAATTGATACTGGTGAAACCATTGAAGCTAGAGCGGATCATGATACAGATGAAAAGAACAAGGATCAAAATTTGGACTCTGAAATGGTAAACCCAGTAGAGGCAGTGGCAGCCATTGAAACCTTCTCTCATGAAGAATATCCATCTAAGGAATCCAGAAGAGATTCAATCAAGGATGAAGATGACATGGAACAAGCTTTGGAAACATCCGAAGTAGAAGAAGAATCTACATTTAATCCGGGGTCAGAAACCAGTTTCAGTACGTCTGATCTTGAAGACTCCATAAACGCAGAGAGCATTGAGTATCCTGCCAAGAGGTGTACTTCAAGCGAAGGCAACAGTGATATAGAGATCTCCACTAACAGCAGCGTCATCCACACCGAGTCCGAAGCTGTTGACAGTGCAGAGAGTGAAGTGGGTTCTATCAATGAAATCAAATCTGAAACAAACGATGAGGAAAACGGTGAAGGTGACGCCCATGTCCCAGGCCACAGTGACGCTGCTCCTGATGAATCTGAATCCACCAACAGTCCTGATAGTGGTTCCATGGTGTACTCGACCTCCACCGATGGCCTTTACGATGGTCTGTACGATGGTCAACAAAGCTTGTCTGAGTCAGAGCAGCCTTCAGAGCTGCTATCAGAGACTGCAGACATGGACTCGTGCAGTGACAACACTCCCATCGATATTTCTGAAAGAGATTCTGAGGATGAAACTCAGACGGTCGTGGAGTACGAGGGCCCAGAGACTGAAGGAGAATCTCCTCCTCCCACTCTTGATGCTGGTCATTCAGAGCTAGTACCAGACaggacagaagaggaggagctgaatGGAGACTTACGAGAAGCTGAGGGTTTAGTTGAACCAGACAGCTCTCCAAATGACAAAATCAATGATGCATCAGACACTGAAGAGAGTCCTTTGGAAGCTGTAGTTCAGTCCGAAGGTTTAGATGAAGAACAAAACAAGACGTCAGAGTTTGCAGAGCTGACTGATGAATCACACGCTGAACTGTCTTCTGCAACAGAAGAGATCAACACGATTGACATGTTGGATTCACCAGATTCTCCAAAAGAAGGTACTGAAATCAGTTCCTCTATCAAACAGGACCACAATACCGAAGAGTCCGTCGTTGAAGAAGATCCAGAACGTACAGACATTGATGACGATCAACAAAGTGAGACGCCCTTCTGCCCTCTGATGGAGCAACGGCATGAACCCCTGAAAGACAAGTCTGAGGATTATCAGAGGTCCGAGGTATCATCTGAACTCACACTGCTGGACAGTGATGACGAGGGTGATGTAGACGAAGAAGGACAGTCTTTTGATTTTGATGAATTAGAGATGGAAGACGCTGTCGCAATGAATCTGTCGGAAGATCCCAAACAGATAGCAATAGTAGAGGGCGTTGAAATCTTGTCAAAGGAAAGCCACAAGGGAAGTTTAGATCTGTCCCAAAGCAATATTGATTTAATGGAAAATACTGATCCAGGTGAGGGAGGTCACCGAGTAGATAAGCGACATGAAGAGTCGGACGCTGTAAGTCAAGACACCCAAAACTCTTGGGTTCACGGGGATGCTTCCTCTGAAAATCTGGTAGAGGAGCAGGTGAACATTCTGGAAGAAGTAGGCGTGACAGAGGAGCCCAGGCGTGTTACAGAGAAAGGAAAGGTATTAAAAGTTGGCGTTGTTTCAGAGAAACTTAACCAGGCCACGTCTCTACCTTTAGAGGAAGGATTAGATGCTGTTCAGCATGAGTTAAAGGAAGAAGATTCAGTTTCACTCAAGAGTTGGGACCTAGTGTCAAGCAACACAGAGTCAGTGCAGACAGGCAGAAATTCAAGGAAGGGCAGCAAGAAAGGCAAAGGCAAGGGCAAAGAGGACTGTAAGATGTCATAG